In Trichoderma asperellum chromosome 1, complete sequence, a single window of DNA contains:
- a CDS encoding uncharacterized protein (EggNog:ENOG41): MNFDDDAPPELVDVSGGIQDSGEEVSVKVPITIVTGYLGAGKTTLLNYILTAQHGKKIAVIMNEFGDSVDIEKSLTVSQGDNRVEEWLEVGNGCLCCSVKDTGVNAIESLMEKKGAFDYILLETTGLADPGNIAPLFWVDDGLGSTIYLDGVVTLVDAKNILYSLDDTKGKIEDHNEHDHHGPLMTTAHVQISHADVIVLNKADLVSEEELRRVRERIESINGAARIHVTQRSEVPELGGFLLDLHAYDQFNVEEAKNKGHSHLDPTISTVSIPVPALRPGQLEDVDRWLRAVLWDHKLPDAENASEFEIHRSKGRLVVKNGNVKLLQGVREIFEIMDAPNGAEITSTEGKIILIGRGVQDIDFESNFRQTIS, translated from the exons ATGAATTTTGACGACGATGCCCCTCCAGAGTTGGTTGACGTTAGTGGTGGGATCCAAGATTCTGGGGAGGAAGTCAGCGTAAAAGTACCTATAACCATCGTGACAG GATATCTCGGCGCTGGGAAGACGACGCTATTAAATTACATACTTACGGCCCAACATGGTAAAAAGATTGCCGTCATCATGAATG AATTTGGAGATT CTGTGGACATTGAAAAGTCTCTCACGGTCAGCCAGGGCGACAATAGAGTAGAAGAGTGGCTTGAAGTTGGAAATGGCTGCCTATGTTGCTCTGTCAA GGATACCGGTGTAAACGCAATCGAATCTCTAATGGAAAAGAAGGGAGCCTTCGATTATATTCTGCTGGAAACAACTGGGCTAGCAGATCCGGGTAATATCGCACCACTTTTCTGGGTTGAtgatggccttggcagcaCAATATACCTTGACGGAGTGGTGACTCTGGTGGACGCAAAGAATATCTTATACAGCCTTGACGACACGAAAGGCAAAATCGAGGATCATAACGAACATGACCACCACGGCCCTTTGATGACAACAGCTCATGTGCAGATTTCGCATGCTGATGTCATTGTTCTTAACAAGGCGGATTTAGTCAGCGAAGAGGAGCTGAGAAGAGTCAGGGAACGGATTGAGTCTATCAATGGAGCTGCGAGAATACATGTGACGCAAAGAAGCGAAGTGCCTGAGCTTGGGGGATTCTTGCTAGATCTCCATGCATATGACCAGTTTAATgtggaagaagccaagaacaAGGGCCATAGTCATCTCGATCCA ACGATATCGACAGTTTCTATACCAGTGCCAGCTTTGCGCCCCGGGCAGCTGGAAGATGTCGATCGATGGCTACGCGCGGTTCTCTGGGACCATAAGCTTCCAGATGCAGAAAACGCTAGTGAATTCGAGATTCATCGGTCAAAGGGCCGTCTTGTGGTTAAGAACGGCAATGTGAAGTTACTACAAGGCGTTAGAGAAATATTCGAGATCATGGATGCTCCGAATGGCGCTGAAATTACTTCAACCGAAGGCAAGATCATCCTAATTGGTAGAGGGGTGCAGGACATAGATTTTGAGTCGAATTTTAGACAAACAATTAGTTGA
- a CDS encoding uncharacterized protein (EggNog:ENOG41), with protein sequence MSLAPSSPRLPSPPPPAEIQIGPNSPSGGPAATLATTEMEQSHIDANSSRRIHPGTKSADMAVGPPLVPLSELDSPFQLQEHLAALHYHSTASGTQPLTRASALQLAQPPQGIDRTLWLYELCRFLISQCNSLIVGFLFDSPPCSANTCPEMRASEWQFLCAVHEQPKSCCAIDYCCHTLDWAANVVSDQKIFPSRFVVVNDVHSKNVGVKSLVNVFRRLHRIFAHAWFQHRSVFWAVEGQTGLYVFFKTVCDLYDLLPAENYKLPPEAEGLEAHPEFDVNASRAQPPQILKPSASQTGGSEGDDDGLHGSVNRTNTRRHIRSSPSTGSSVTTVMEAEEEDADGVSRRLRSMQLAGPDLVEEESEAAEVPVIVEQSVIAGPPPPLLFSLSSEPSQDETGTTVFDMSDAGQQTSAVSESIVEITEDDVTSVINPSDHHTAEETKEEEKAEETAPEAPSDGHTEGEIPILSEESHTSEAPAETTKEEETSTTEETTKKEATPEPAAEGDANAAKEENAQHEEK encoded by the exons ATGTCTCTGGCGCCAAGCTCCCCTCGTCTACccagcccgccgccgccagcagaaATCCAGATAGGGCCAAATTCCCCGTCGGGAGGCCCCGCGGCGACGCTGGCGACGACCGAGATGGAGCAGTCGCATATAGACGCCAATTCATCCAGAAGGATACACCCGGGAACCAAATCTGCAGACATGGCCGTTGGCCCTCCATTGGTGCCACTGAGCGAG CTAGACTCGCCGTTCCAGCTACAGGAACACCTCGCTGCTCTGCACTACCACAGCACCGCGTCTGGCACTCAGCCTTTGACTCGCGCCTCGGCCCTCCAGCTCGCCCAGCCTCCGCAAGGCATCGATCGCACTCTCTGGCTCTATGAGCTCTGCCGCTTCCTTATCTCGCAGTGCAACTCCCTCATAGTCGGCTTCCTCTTCGATAGCCCGCCATGCAGCGCCAACACCTGTCCCGAGATGCGCGCCTCCGAATGGCAGTTTCTCTGTGCCGTACACGAGCAGCCTAAGAGCTGCTGTGCCATAGATTACTGCTGTCACACCCTAGACTGGGCTGCCAACGTCGTTTCAGACCAGAAGATCTTTCCAAGCCGCTTTGTCGTGGTCAACGACGTTCATAGCAAGAATGTCGGCGTCAAGAGCTTGGTCAATGTCTTCCGCAGACTGCATCGCATCTTCGCGCACGCCTGGTTCCAGCACCGCAGCGTTTTCTGGGCCGTCGAAGGACAAACCGGCCTCtatgtcttcttcaagacTGTGTGTGACCTGTACGACCTGCTGCCAGCTGAGAATTACAAACTGCCACCAGAAGCCGAGGGCCTGGAAGCCCACCCAGAGTTTGACGTAAACGCTAGCAGAGCCCAGCCACCTCAAATCTTGAAGCCCTCAGCTTCGCAGACTGGGGGGAGcgagggcgatgatgatggcctgCACGGATCTGTTAATCGCACAAACACCCGCAGGCACATCAGGAGCAGCCCATCCACCGGAAGCTCTGTAACAACTGTCatggaagctgaagaagaagacgctgaCGGAGTGTCTCGAAGATTGAGAAGCATGCAACTAGCGGGTCCTGACCTTGTAGAAGAGGAgtctgaggctgctgaagtTCCCGTCATTGTCGAGCAATCAGTAATCGCCGGCCCTCcacctcctctcctcttctcactATCCTCAGAGCCTAGCCAAGATGAGACGGGCACTACCGTATTTGACATGTCTGACGCTGGCCAACAAACATCAGCGGTGTCAGAAAGCATTGTAGAGATCACAGAGGACGATGTCACCAGCGTCATTAATCCTTCTGATCACCATACCGCTGAAGAAaccaaggaggaagaaaaggcggAAGAAACTGCTCCTGAGGCACCAAGTGATGGGCACACCGAGGGCGAAATCCCAATTTTAAGCGAAGAATCACATACGTCTGAGGCTCCCGCTGAAACCaccaaagaagaggaaacatCAACAACTGAAGAAACTACCAAGAAGGAGGCCACACCCGAACCCGCAGCGGAAGGAGATGCGAATgcggcaaaagaagaaaatgctCAGCATGAGGAGAAATAG
- a CDS encoding uncharacterized protein (EggNog:ENOG41), whose product MNRPGAVPQTLRGIPGGFGSQQQPQQGRSVSTRLPNGKLANNASGWAFNAAVPMGGGAFQNQARQLGGNVSFAQSLSGSQPATPLDLSEFPSLSNNSQLPSTTQGSMWSTAGSRNISGPIQRNQPPQGSSQQGGQDDLFGPPSSRMQPNQGPFRFGAQPSQVQPNSVDDFPPLNRTSNGEIGSERGGNVMSSIGFGPQNPGSSGPMQSSGGNGLLNALTATSRANDVRSPPAIGTPNGPGRQQQQQQQQQQHDGKQKFREDGSGKASEVASPTAEGRGSLGVIGSEGPNGRLAERKDSQAADVVDPLAGMAAVDKWGIKGLRTLMNNYPDYHAMIIGMDPSTIGLDLSSPDLISTQMYSVLDDTPPKPTVNTNKFRLPDCYSVTNVQPIETKIQSFNEETLFWIFYSCPLDAKQQMAAVELHSRNWRWHKKLQVWLTKDEHMTPQILSPNHERGYYIVWDTATWRKDRREFTLHYGDLDTSLGQPPPVLS is encoded by the exons ATGAATCGACCAG GAGCGGTGCCGCAGACGTTACGGGGGATACCCGGCGGCTTTGGAAGCCAACAGCAACCACAACAAGGCCGATCAGTGTCGACTCGATTACCAAATGGTAAATTAG CGAACAACGCCTCAGGTTGGGCATTCAATGCAGCTGTTCCTATGGGAGGTGGTGCCTTTCAGAATCAGGCCCGCCAGCTGGGAGGAAACGTCAGCTTTGCGCAGAGCTTGAGCGGGTCACAACCTGCAACGCCACTCGACTTGTC GGAATTTCCATCGCTTTCGAATAACTCTCAACTCCCCAGTACAACCCAAGGGTCGATGTGGTCTACGGCGGGCTCAAGAAATATCAGCGGACCTATTCAGCGAAATCAGCCGCCACAAGGATCCTCTCAGCAAGGTGGACAGGATGATCTCTTCGGGCCCCCATCCTCGCGGATGCAGCCAAATCAGGGGCCATTTCGGTTTGGAGCCCAACCGTCCCAGGTTCAGCCAAATAGCGTCGACGACTTTCCTCCGTTAAATCGGACATCCAATGGAGAAATTGGCTCGGAGCGTGGTGGCAACGTCATGTCTTCTATTGGATTCGGGCCGCAAAACCCTGGCTCCTCAGGGCCAATGCAGAGCAGTGGCGGAAATGGCTTGCTGAATGCTCTAACAGCAACAAGCCGGGCAAATGATGTACGATCACCACCCGCCATCGGCACACCAAACG GTCCTGGtcgacagcaacagcagcagcagcagcagcaacaacatgATGGTAAACAGAAGTTCCGAGAAGATGGCTCGGGCAAGGCATCAGAGGTGGCTTCGCCAACTGCCGAAGGACGAGGATCTCTTGGTGTAATTGGAAGCGAAGGCCCGAACGGAAGATTGGCCGAACGCAAGGATAGCCAAGCAGCAGACGTTGTAGATCCCTTGGCAGGAATGGCGGCAGTTGATAAATGGGGCATCAAAGGTTTACGAACACTAATGAACAACTACCCCGACTATCACGCCATGATCATAGGGATGGACCCCAGCACGATCGGTCTTGATTTATCTTCCCCAGA TCTGATATCAACCCAAATGTACTCAGTACTGGATGATACTCCCCCAAAGCCGACAGTAAACACCAACAAGTTCCGATTACCTGACTGCTACAGCGTAACGAATGTGCAGCCGATAGAAACCAAGATACAGAGTTTTAACGAGGAAACGCTGTTTTGGATCTTTTATAGCTGTCCCTTGGATGCCAAACAGCAGATGGCAGCAGTAGAGCT GCATTCCAGAAACTGGAGGTGGCATAAGAAGCTGCAGGTTTGGTTAACCAAGGATGAGCACATGACTCCTCAGATCCTAAGTCCCAACCACGAGCGAGGATACTACATTGTATGGGATACTGCCACATGGCGAAAGGATCGG AGAGAGTTCACGCTACACTACGGAGATCTGGATACCTCTTTAGGACAACCGCCACCAGTGTTGTCATAA
- a CDS encoding uncharacterized protein (EggNog:ENOG41), producing the protein MVPQRNYYADLELPPTADVTEIKKQFRKLALKYHPDRNPGREQEVNSQFQIIQAAHEVLSDPEAKAKYDASFARSAASRYPASSGVRGNPWQNVSQQFPTPPRRGQPRTATSGAQRWNERFSAGVPPTAKQQTTPATAARAFESMRKGGAKSGQQDRPVPPPPPPPRTEGAKKRAEASFGAKKTGYYPRSNTPGDEPPVTNNNYSSSRMNAERAAEPVSDPLAQFREKIRTEESFMAPQQSSPYTKDGGEEASPSDSSPLNQDKGAKDPSRKEQRSEPASPPTPKRRSSSIPRRESRGGAQRSQNETGADGRPRVVPVPPSSRPNSRPTSSYRAPSEPDATPNGSAFTANQSTNIFTANQQSNTFTANESNQSSSNHMPFNKPATPVNGVKDPSIFNFSLDDDTFVPDAPGTAQFRKSSSVDGINTNFVKDNTAATWYFSAGSGDNDSLPQNRSRSTNKTQSRSQSTNKKDSYSPVRRRPVATPKAPNFGTQATQNSTVFDPERYKFEPQMFAPPRPSTPKKSGSPTRTSQVNAKKAPRTPSSDDSHYAWRGRNAQPKAATVSSPQAMDIDSPPATSPSATPISTPPPLVPTTPSVTSTPAPVPPPIIPSHPHHQHHSPVARNIHVEPSRPEWRPGNVTGLGQAQRQPEERKEIPINFKGSEDSEEFRATFEDFKNVAPFAPPKPGLKSFTELKDNLPFESQASAELHLNVPPQPQQLELPDPPAAPGLPLMVDGVKPNVTVWTKYLEEFEGYLRRWDIFNSQVVDHFATRKANISNARISKGYSFLGVRGDTDVLEYYNWVEQDNGVRRIWLAACEEHETRFREFMAFREKMKMPI; encoded by the exons ATGGTGCCCCAACGGAACTACTACGCCGACTTGGAACTGCCTCCAACGGCAGATGTCACAGAGATCAAAAAGCAGTTCCGAAAGCTAG CTTTGAAATATCATCCTGATCGCAATCCCGGCCGAGAACAAGAGGTCAACTCACAGTTTCAAATCATCCAAGCCGCCCACGAAGTACTTAGCGATCctgaggccaaggccaaataCGACGCCTCTTTTGCACGATCTGCGGCCTCTAGATATCCTGCCTCTTCCGGCGTGAGAGGAAACCCTTGGCAAAACGTTAGCCAGCAGTTCCCTACTCCACCTCGACGTGGTCAGCCACGAACAGCCACTTCAGGGGCGCAGAGATGGAATGAGAGGTTCTCTGCCGGCGTGCCCCCAACCGCCAAACAACAAACTACACCGGCAACGGCTGCACGAGCTTTCGAAAGCATGCGAAAAGGCGGTGCCAAGAGTGGGCAGCAAGACCGCCCCGtccctccacctcctccaccacctcgaACTGAGGGGGCTAAAAAGCGAGCTGAGGCATCCTTCGGGGCCAAGAAGACCGGATACTATCCTCGGTCAAACACCCCTGGCGATGAGCCACCGGTTACCAACAACAACTACTCCTCCTCCCGTATGAACGCTGAGAGAGCAGCAGAACCAGTATCCGATCCCTTGGCCCAATTTAGGGAGAAAATTCGCACCGAAGAAAGTTTCATGGCCCCTCAACAGAGCTCCCCATATACTAAAGATGGGGGCGAAGAGGCCAGCCCTTCTGACAGCAGTCCCTTGAACCAAGATAAGGGTGCCAAGGATCCATCTCGCAAAGAGCAACGCTCAGAACCAGCGAGTCCACCAACACCCAAGCGTCGCAGCTCTAGTATACCACGGAGAGAGTCGAGAGGCGGAGCCCAGAGGAGCCAAAACGAGACAGGGGCCGATGGGAGACCTCGGGTTGTCCCTGTTCCTCCTAGTTCACGTCCCAATTCACGGCCTACTTCCTCGTACAGAGCTCCAAGTGAGCCGGATGCAACACCAAATGGCAGTGCATTCACTGCCAATCAATCGACCAATATATTCACTGCCAATCAACAATCTAATACATTCACTGCCAACGAATCAAACCAATCATCTTCTAATCACATGC CTTTCAATAAACCTGCAACTCCAGTCAACGGAGTGAAAGACCCATCAAT CTTCAATTTTAGTCTAGACGATGATACTTTCGTACCGGATGCCCCAGGAACCGCCCAATTTCGAAAAAGTAGCAGCGTTGATGGAATTAACACAAACTTTGTCAAGGACAATACCGCAGCTACTTGGTATTTTAGTGCTGGAAGTGGAGATAATGATTCTCTTCCTCAGAACCGTTCTCGGTCAACCAACAAAACCCAGAGCCGTTCTCAGTCAACCAACAAAAAGGATAGTTACTCCCCGGTCAGACGTCGGCCAGTCGCCACGCCTAAGGCGCCCAACTTTGGAACTCAAGCTACCCAGAACTCAACCGTCTTTGACCCAGAGCGATACAAATTTGAGCCGCAGATGTTTGCCCCCCCTCGACCCAGCACCCCCAAAAAGTCAGGGTCACCCACGCGGACGAGTCAAGTGAACGCTAAAAAGGCACCAAGAACTCCGAGTAGTGACGATAGCCACTATGCTTGGAGAGGCCGCAACGCTCAACCAAAAGCTGCAACGGTTAGCAGTCCACAAGCGATGGATATTGACTCCCCGCCGGCTACCTCTCCCTCCGCGACTCCTATTTCTACCCCACCTCCTCTTGTGCCAACTACTCCTTCTGTGACTTCTACTCCAGCTCCCGTTCCGCCCCCCATTATCCCATCGCATCCTCACCACCAGCATCACTCCCCTGTCGCAAGGAATATTCATGTTGAGCCATCGCGTCCGGAATGGCGACCTGGAAACGTTACTGGTCTTGGCCAAGCACAGAGGCAGCCtgaggaaaggaaagaaattCCGATCAATTTTAAGGGCTCTGAAGATAGCGAGGAATTCCGGGCAACCTTTGAAGACTTCAAGAATGTTGCGCCTTTTGCGCCACCCAAACCTGGCCTTAAATCATTCACTGAGCTCAAGGACAATCTGCCTTTTGAGAGCCAGGCGTCAGCAGAACTACACCTCAACGtacctcctcagcctcaacaGCTTGAACTACCCGACCCTCCAGCTGCTCCTGGGCTTCCATTGATGGTTGATGGCGTGAAGCCAAACGTTACGGTGTGGACCAAATATCTTGAGGAGTTTGAAGGCTATCTACGTCGCTGGGACATTT
- a CDS encoding uncharacterized protein (TransMembrane:1 (o64-82i)) has translation MRHLLEAHAKLMLLSHSRSPASTKRCVTAGTNTGVISGKLPLSLASSRFSLPSSACCELPIKDWLFSFCLFCTTPVGFIAGFSTHRHTQRESLLPDAAALVKINISAKAISIEGRHHGTALR, from the exons ATGCGCCACCTGCTCGAGGCTCATGCAAAGCTGATGCTACTCAGCCACAGCCGCtcgccagcatcaacaaaGCGCTGCGTCACCGCGGGGACCAA CACAGGCGTCATTTCAGGCAAGCTGCCGCTCTCCCTTGCGTCGTCCCGTTTTTCATTGCCGTCTTCTGCATGCTGCGAACTCCCGATCAAGGACTGGCTTTTCTcgttttgccttttctgcACGACCCCTGTCGGTTTCATTGCGGGCTTCAGCACGCATAGAcacacacagagagagagcttaCTGCCCGA TGCTGCGGCCCTCGTCAAGATAAATATTTCTGCTAAAG CTATTAGCATCGAAGGTAGACATCACGGAACAGCCCTCCGTTAG
- a CDS encoding uncharacterized protein (TransMembrane:1 (o6-26i)) has product MSDEQISLPFFAIVLLVSGLIVRYLFFSGPNPERPPVRTAEQMLRSREVAVQRIQQMFPQVERRSILWDLQRNGGNIQSTTERILAGRLETPPVTFQPPPLRTQSPPTGSSGPAAKQPEKPSQPDLITRYNLKDKIGDAATAVAGEEEGAQRKEQKEGKAWSSNREERQSALQRRREEMILAARRKMEAKIAAEKAAQGSS; this is encoded by the exons ATGTCGGACGAACAAATCTCGTTACCATTCTTCGCCATTGTCCTGCTTGTGTCGGGACTGATAGTGCGgtatcttttcttctcggGGCCGAACCCAGAACGACCACCGGTAAGGACGGCAGAGCAGATGCTCAGATCAAGAGAGGTGGCAGTACAGAGGATACAGCAGATGTTTCCGCAAGTTGAGAGACGGAGCATCTTGTGGGACCTTCAGCGCAACGGCGGGAATATCCAGAGCACCACAGAGCGGATTCTGGCAGGCCGCTTGGAAACG CCTCCTGTCACATTCCAACCTCCGCCGCTTCGAACGCAATCTCCCCCGACTGGAAGCTCCGGCCCAGCGGCGAAGCAGCCCGAGAAGCCGAGTCAGCCGGATCTGATCACACGCTACAACCTCAAGGACAAGATTGGCGACGCAGCGACTGCAGTTgcaggagaggaagagggagcgCAGAGGAAGGAACAGAAGGAGGGCAAAGCATGGAGCTCCAATCGCGAAGAACGACAGTCTGCTCTGcaacgaagaagagaagagatgattCTGGCGGCGAGGCGGAAGATGGAGGCCAAGATTGCGGCGGAGAAGGCCGCCCAAGGATCTTCTTGA